ATACCGCGCTTAAATCATCCCAGGTTATTGTAATAACTTTACTAATTTCGTTTTCAATCGAGTTTATCCACATTTTATTGCCTTATCGATCATTTAATAAATTAGATGTATTGGCGAATTTATTCGGTAGTCTTTTTGGAATTATAGTTCATATAATTTTTTTAGTGGCAACTAAAAAAACAAAACCCTACTTTATTAACTTTAATGAATGAGTTTGTTATAGAAACTTGTGGAGAAGAGGCATATTTATTATTCATTAAATATGTGAATATTGATTCGGGAAATACCTTATTATTATCAACTTCAACAATATTCAACATTCAAAAGGCCACACCAAATATTACTGCAATAATAAATATACAAAGAGTAAACGACTTCAGGTATATAAATAAAATGTTTGAAGCAGTTAACTTAAAATTAAACAACGAAAATATTTATATTGGTTGCTTTGAAACATTTTCTGCTAGAAGAAAAAGAAAGCCAATCAATAAAATACCCATAATTAGCCTATTTTATTTCGGGATGGAATATATTTTCTTGCGTGTTTTTCCGAAAATTTGGGGATTAAAAAAAATTTACTTTTTCATTACCCGAGGCAAGAACAGACTTCTT
This region of Sphingobacteriaceae bacterium genomic DNA includes:
- a CDS encoding VanZ family protein, translated to MIKPKLLPIVIYLSFILILYISPNNVFSIINNSNILGLRIDYILHVIFLIPLPLLIYKYTALKSSQVIVITLLISFSIEFIHILLPYRSFNKLDVLANLFGSLFGIIVHIIFLVATKKTKPYFINFNE